A DNA window from Deltaproteobacteria bacterium contains the following coding sequences:
- a CDS encoding M20/M25/M40 family metallo-hydrolase, producing the protein MRNRAFLRICLCLALAPLEVRAGEAIPPDSRARVREIYRELVEIDTTHSTGSTTVAAEAVAKRLREAGFPAEDVAVLGPSPKKGNLVARLRGSGAEKPLLLLAHLDVVEARREDWSVDPFRLLEKDGFFWARGSLDDKAMAAIFTETILRMKREGTPPRRDVILALTADEEGGDENGAEWLLREQRALVDAGLVLNEGGGGRMRAGKYLVNGVQAAEKTYMDFALVVTNKGGHSSLPVKDNAIFRLAHGLVRLERFEFAIELNDVTRAYLERAAQAESPQIASDMRAAAKQPPDPEALARLTAQPSYNAILRTTCVATQLAAGHAPNALPQRASANVNCRILPGHSAADVQSALVAALDDAGITVSLAEREIAGPRAAIDPDFLATVERVSAEVFPGVPVVPSMSAGATDSKYFRLAGIPAYGVSGIFVDVDDMRAHGRDERVGVVQFDQGHEFLWRLVQALAR; encoded by the coding sequence ATGAGAAATCGAGCGTTCCTCCGCATATGTCTCTGCCTCGCACTCGCGCCCCTTGAAGTCCGCGCGGGCGAGGCGATCCCCCCGGACAGCCGCGCGCGGGTGCGCGAGATCTACCGCGAGCTCGTCGAGATCGACACCACCCACTCGACCGGAAGCACGACGGTCGCGGCCGAGGCCGTCGCGAAGCGCCTGCGCGAAGCCGGCTTTCCCGCGGAGGACGTCGCGGTTCTCGGGCCCTCGCCGAAGAAGGGGAACCTGGTCGCGCGCCTGCGCGGGAGCGGCGCCGAGAAGCCGCTGCTTCTGCTCGCGCACCTCGACGTGGTCGAGGCCAGGCGCGAGGACTGGAGCGTCGACCCGTTCCGCCTGCTCGAGAAGGACGGCTTCTTCTGGGCGCGCGGATCGCTCGACGACAAGGCGATGGCCGCGATCTTCACCGAGACCATCCTGCGCATGAAGCGCGAGGGCACGCCGCCGCGTCGCGACGTGATCCTCGCGCTCACCGCCGACGAGGAGGGCGGCGACGAGAACGGCGCCGAGTGGCTGCTTCGCGAGCAGCGCGCGCTCGTCGACGCCGGGCTCGTGCTGAACGAGGGCGGCGGCGGCCGGATGCGCGCCGGGAAGTATCTGGTGAACGGCGTGCAGGCGGCGGAGAAGACCTACATGGACTTCGCGCTCGTCGTCACCAACAAGGGCGGGCACAGCTCGCTGCCCGTGAAGGACAACGCGATCTTCCGGCTCGCCCACGGCCTGGTGCGGCTCGAGCGCTTCGAGTTTGCGATCGAGCTGAACGACGTCACGCGCGCCTACCTCGAGCGGGCCGCGCAGGCGGAGTCGCCCCAGATCGCGAGCGACATGCGCGCGGCCGCGAAGCAGCCGCCCGACCCGGAGGCGCTCGCGCGGCTGACCGCGCAGCCGAGCTACAACGCGATCCTGCGCACGACCTGCGTCGCGACGCAGCTCGCGGCCGGGCACGCGCCCAACGCGCTGCCGCAGCGCGCGAGCGCGAACGTGAACTGCAGGATCCTGCCCGGGCACAGCGCAGCCGACGTGCAGAGCGCGCTCGTCGCGGCGCTCGACGACGCCGGGATCACGGTCTCGCTCGCGGAGCGGGAGATCGCCGGGCCACGCGCCGCGATCGACCCGGACTTTCTCGCGACCGTCGAGCGCGTGAGCGCCGAGGTCTTCCCCGGTGTGCCCGTCGTGCCGTCGATGAGCGCGGGGGCGACCGACTCGAAGTACTTCCGGCTCGCCGGAATCCCCGCGTACGGAGTCTCGGGAATCTTCGTCGACGTCGACGACATGCGCGCGCACGGGCGCGACGAGCGCGTCGGCGTGGTGCAGTTCGACCAGGGTCACGAGTTCCTCTGGCGGCTGGTGCAGGCGCTGGCGCGCTGA
- a CDS encoding VacJ family lipoprotein: MKPGRLGRSGGACALGFWLALASTQVRADPMPVPSDQELLDALDAADAVAEYPDPIEPANRATLAFNEGLDRYLIAPVSRGYSAVVPDPAERAVRRVFRNAAEPISFLNHLLQLHPVSAGETLLRFGVNTTAGVVGLFDVATPIGLPEDHSDFGETLHRYGTPSGPYLMLPVLGPSTGRDAVGDLIDFFLEPQTYLLPGAGQIVVGTSDGISARSERDQALDALREQSVDFYAALRTAYYLSRESELAGTLPDASAILRSSAETSASNPSRSSTDVYSARFIASSETVPPR, translated from the coding sequence GTGAAACCCGGACGGCTCGGAAGATCGGGGGGCGCGTGCGCCCTTGGCTTCTGGCTCGCGCTCGCCTCGACACAGGTGCGGGCCGATCCCATGCCCGTGCCATCGGACCAGGAGCTGCTCGACGCGCTCGATGCGGCCGACGCGGTCGCCGAGTACCCCGATCCGATCGAGCCCGCCAACCGCGCGACGCTCGCGTTCAACGAGGGGCTCGACCGCTACCTGATCGCGCCGGTCTCGCGCGGCTACAGCGCAGTCGTTCCGGACCCCGCCGAGCGCGCGGTGCGGCGCGTGTTCCGCAACGCGGCCGAGCCGATCTCGTTCCTGAACCACCTGCTGCAGCTGCACCCGGTCAGCGCCGGAGAGACGCTGCTGCGCTTCGGCGTGAACACGACCGCCGGCGTGGTCGGGCTCTTCGACGTCGCCACGCCGATCGGCCTGCCCGAGGATCACTCCGACTTCGGCGAAACCCTACACCGTTATGGGACGCCGAGCGGCCCCTACCTGATGCTCCCCGTGCTCGGCCCGAGCACCGGGCGCGACGCGGTCGGCGATCTGATCGACTTCTTCCTCGAGCCTCAGACCTATCTGCTTCCCGGCGCCGGGCAGATCGTGGTGGGAACCAGCGACGGAATCTCCGCACGCTCCGAACGAGACCAGGCGCTCGACGCGCTGCGCGAGCAGTCGGTCGACTTCTACGCCGCGCTGCGCACCGCGTACTACTTGTCTAGGGAGTCGGAGCTGGCGGGCACGCTCCCCGACGCGTCGGCGATCTTGCGCTCGAGCGCGGAGACGAGCGCGTCGAATCCGTCGCGCTCGAGCACCGACGTGTACTCCGCGCGTTTCATCGCCAGCTCCGAGACGGTCCCGCCCAGGTAG
- a CDS encoding tetratricopeptide repeat protein, which translates to MGLRRGFSIWVAGIALACGGGQGADTVGEGRPLIDGLGGYTMPITTSSPLAQKYFDQGLRLMYGFNHPEAIRAFEVAGQIDPGCAMCSWGVALALGPNINAPMDPAAVAPAIAALSKAQSRALLSTPRELAYVAALARRYSDAPDADRAALDRDYAEAMRALAKRFPDDLDAQVLAAEALMDLAPWDYWTKTFEPKESTAEIVSRLEAVLHREPNHPGANHFYIHAVEASNDPGRALPSARRLETLAISAGHLVHMSAHTYMRVGMYREASLANERGASADEEYMAWCRSGGLYSMVYYPHNLHFLWASETMEGRSGAAIATARKLRSKIEAETIAAFPPAEEQVPVPYFALVRFGRFDEMLAEPAPPASLRYATGMWHHTRGMAFAALGRLDEARAELAKQDAIGAEPELAALQFPAAKASSLLALASEVLGAEIALREGERDRALAKLENAQRLEYELNYTEPPSWYLPVRQLQGSTLLALGRPAEAEAAFRDDLVAQPENGWSLFGLAESP; encoded by the coding sequence ATGGGGCTTCGACGCGGGTTCTCGATCTGGGTCGCGGGGATCGCGCTGGCCTGCGGCGGCGGCCAGGGCGCGGACACCGTCGGGGAAGGGCGGCCGCTGATCGACGGGCTGGGTGGGTACACCATGCCGATCACCACGAGCTCGCCGCTCGCGCAGAAATACTTCGATCAGGGCCTCCGGCTGATGTACGGCTTCAATCATCCCGAGGCGATCCGCGCCTTCGAGGTGGCGGGCCAGATCGATCCGGGCTGCGCGATGTGCTCGTGGGGCGTCGCGCTCGCGCTGGGACCGAACATCAACGCGCCGATGGACCCGGCGGCCGTCGCGCCGGCGATCGCGGCGCTGTCGAAGGCGCAGTCGCGCGCGCTGCTCAGCACGCCGCGCGAGCTCGCCTACGTGGCGGCGCTCGCGAGGCGCTACTCGGACGCGCCGGATGCCGATCGCGCGGCGCTCGATCGCGACTACGCCGAGGCCATGCGCGCGCTCGCGAAGCGCTTTCCGGACGACCTCGACGCGCAGGTGCTCGCGGCCGAGGCGCTGATGGACCTGGCGCCCTGGGACTACTGGACCAAGACCTTCGAACCGAAGGAGAGCACGGCCGAGATCGTCTCGCGCCTCGAGGCCGTGCTGCACCGCGAGCCGAACCATCCCGGCGCGAACCACTTCTACATCCACGCGGTCGAGGCCTCGAACGACCCGGGCCGTGCGCTTCCGAGCGCCAGGCGCCTCGAGACGCTCGCGATCTCGGCCGGTCACCTGGTCCACATGTCGGCGCACACCTACATGCGCGTGGGGATGTACCGCGAAGCGTCGCTCGCGAACGAGCGCGGCGCGAGCGCCGACGAGGAGTACATGGCCTGGTGTCGCTCGGGCGGCCTCTACTCGATGGTCTACTACCCGCACAACCTGCACTTCCTCTGGGCCTCGGAGACGATGGAGGGCCGGAGCGGCGCGGCGATCGCGACCGCGCGGAAGCTGCGCTCGAAGATCGAGGCGGAGACGATCGCCGCGTTCCCGCCCGCCGAGGAGCAGGTGCCCGTGCCGTACTTCGCGCTGGTCCGCTTCGGCAGGTTCGACGAGATGCTGGCCGAGCCCGCGCCGCCCGCGAGCCTGCGCTACGCCACCGGAATGTGGCACCACACGCGCGGCATGGCGTTCGCCGCGCTCGGCCGGCTCGACGAAGCGCGAGCGGAGCTCGCGAAGCAGGACGCGATCGGAGCGGAGCCGGAGCTCGCCGCGCTGCAGTTCCCGGCCGCGAAGGCTTCGAGCCTGCTCGCGCTCGCGAGCGAGGTGCTCGGTGCCGAGATCGCCCTGCGCGAAGGCGAGCGCGATCGCGCGCTCGCGAAGCTAGAGAACGCGCAGCGCCTCGAGTACGAGCTGAACTACACGGAGCCGCCGTCGTGGTACCTGCCGGTGCGGCAGCTCCAGGGCTCGACGCTGCTCGCCCTGGGCCGGCCGGCCGAGGCGGAGGCGGCCTTCCGCGACGATCTCGTCGCTCAGCCCGAGAACGGCTGGTCGCTCTTCGGGCTCGCGGAGAGCCCCC
- the aroB gene encoding 3-dehydroquinate synthase, which yields MLARSSAAVARDKLARRMPSVPVVLPQHRYAVHIEPNALDRLGGVIREVAPASSAALFADPAVRGTLLPRARASLESAGYEVIEHALPGGEASKTLDGVRALYEVLLSRRFERRSPIVALGGGVTGDMVGFAAATYLRGVPFVQCPTTLLAMVDSSVGGKVGVNVPQGKNLIGAFHQPAVVVADILALRTLPARELACGLAECIKHAVIRDPSLFAWTRANLRALLALDADALTELVARNVGIKAAVVSEDERETGVRAHLNFGHTFAHAIEAVVGYGEILHGEAVALGMLAATTLAISAGLCAPELRGELEAVVAAAGLPVRARLPDDARLLEAMALDKKVSRARIRFVLPTRLGEVQLRDDLEPRAVTAAWASIRL from the coding sequence ATGCTAGCCCGCTCGTCGGCCGCGGTCGCGCGCGATAAGCTGGCCCGACGCATGCCGTCCGTCCCGGTCGTCCTTCCGCAGCACCGCTACGCCGTCCACATCGAGCCGAACGCGCTCGATCGCCTGGGCGGCGTGATTCGCGAGGTCGCGCCCGCGTCGAGCGCCGCGCTCTTCGCGGATCCCGCCGTGCGCGGGACGCTGCTGCCGCGAGCCCGCGCGTCGCTCGAGTCGGCCGGCTACGAGGTGATCGAGCACGCGCTCCCCGGTGGTGAGGCGAGCAAGACCCTGGACGGCGTGCGCGCGCTGTACGAGGTGCTTCTGTCGCGCAGATTCGAGCGCCGCTCGCCGATCGTGGCGCTGGGCGGCGGGGTCACCGGAGACATGGTCGGCTTCGCGGCGGCGACCTATCTGCGCGGCGTGCCGTTCGTGCAGTGTCCGACCACGCTGCTCGCGATGGTCGATTCGAGCGTCGGCGGAAAGGTCGGCGTGAACGTGCCGCAGGGGAAGAACCTGATCGGCGCGTTCCACCAGCCGGCGGTCGTGGTCGCCGACATCCTGGCGCTGCGCACGCTGCCCGCGCGCGAGCTGGCGTGCGGTCTCGCGGAGTGCATCAAGCACGCGGTGATCCGCGATCCGTCGCTCTTCGCATGGACGCGCGCGAACCTGCGCGCGCTGCTTGCGCTCGATGCCGACGCGCTCACGGAGCTGGTCGCGAGAAACGTCGGGATCAAGGCGGCGGTCGTGAGCGAGGACGAGCGCGAGACGGGCGTGCGCGCGCACCTGAACTTCGGGCACACCTTCGCGCACGCGATCGAGGCGGTGGTCGGCTACGGCGAGATCCTGCACGGAGAGGCCGTCGCGCTGGGCATGCTCGCCGCGACCACGCTCGCGATCTCGGCCGGGCTCTGCGCCCCGGAGCTGCGCGGCGAGCTCGAGGCCGTCGTCGCGGCCGCCGGACTTCCGGTCCGCGCGCGGCTCCCCGACGACGCGCGCCTGCTCGAGGCGATGGCGCTCGACAAGAAGGTCTCGCGCGCCCGGATCCGCTTCGTGCTGCCCACCCGGCTCGGCGAGGTCCAGCTCCGCGACGATCTCGAGCCGCGCGCGGTGACCGCGGCCTGGGCCTCGATTCGGCTCTAG